The following proteins come from a genomic window of Pichia kudriavzevii chromosome 1, complete sequence:
- a CDS encoding uncharacterized protein (PKUD0A03200; similar to Saccharomyces cerevisiae YLR087C (CSF1); ancestral locus Anc_8.260), which produces MDTASKFELRSVTSSVNMNWVFLVDWVIIFFAATVFIFYFNRILGEVITLTATHILLRRKKIKFSIQSMKVNLLAGRLFMKNLSVITKDEIILVHTAVLTWKYWVQYVRKSQFYVQEENLNDELNSKLPSRFLLEVEGLEIFSFNKSGAYDNIESILKQESASKSSESYTKKSYKVSFDSSNISTNENANIRRRKSESSSNDTFNYTQNSVSDTTEEYTSEDSEVMDSTFLDFLPFEIVVHRGSFVLGNKNTPSLFVAYYSSMKGNVDATLPGCELDYYRTLYDFTVSNLKVDLRTNVTYESIDSLKRKMESFQKKKRAKLARMYKGFKGLIEKFEAIRQKRGKADVQDSSNTQNIEGATEEWHGLERYLSAFSTSDSQLNMELNTSESDKSKINGSEYAKHSNICDVEVFKINYYYDSQGLVPSNPISKTIKEDPDIGNNGPAPMFGCDITILGTTVNYGPWAEKQRGSLHQLMFPTLYRNTIPFQRLKPGMRRQYASFDMSIECGSDVIVRVPHREESKDISFLQSPNLNNRHFGWLDLKLGKGSITDISISFSPTVERGTENKINAVFLKPVISTSVNHDILFAADEHIFNGSIAFPLEWNGLCDWKFENISKGADIYLLREHITQISDLLGDFSSGEPTPYELFRPFIYRFNWKMYEYTFYLIINEGNIINNPLDGTINTYLTIKGSDLKLTTKIPLVHPYKKSNTIDYCLETSYFTLAIEHPASSTFSNFIQNNEIGESNNFKMQGSYTYFSLIDIDAVDTIIIHCTCDDTTLKAHGFVIKYFMSLKDNYFGDHTHFQNLLEFRESFGKQKEIINEGKRMKNETDLLFSFCVDNGCLVFPCHLYDCSSHLALHFDTLDIDLRNNNYYMDLQANFQDARGRYIPDCDELEIFANTKHKVDFVPELVIDELSIHSIRIFGLPPVEPTYYCRWNFDSSTIKIDAEPIFLDALSRTAKSFKFGYADLENSLSLMVTPVRDVLNLSFKCSNIYLKIKRQDYYFQVNIANILLRLSDQPTVFYNSLLELVIESIVAECYQNDVQLLKFNSSLEMKNFGQKKDAFEYMKEQALHLKKHDAPYHRTPFIIPEFAKDRKYFKEQDSITSSLYIPDPPLPLTNQSVEMLIGTFPLRIQEKLADFSTTLDENDEDDYDDYQKFSSNLEDFGVLKDLDPSCEYDSIPVRLPKLEVFVSPKIAPVFVDIVSNMTEFTIDCFLDALQTDFVDAFKFKQENKSLKMKFECPMITVKVSEHIESEAYCFLGVSDFVFAFSKSNVGSSESSNIYSIVKSINIDIVKNTSDVLRAYFFNILVKRSVGTKEILTFDLEDTALFVDPIHIPWLLDWAYSYQNDIQLAIKNWNQYQKDKRLANVELLYDLSRAGIDYNIIHDPPCITKPSYITGFSKNHIRMDGNWMIIPRLRHVLKNLPGEWISLKDEIFKNKTWEAPRDAESEVGVIFSNWRVWDNHKKDDNFIFKKVFNIEQATTKNLLSTYKIALKTIKLTINPFANAVIVENIFMLINEGELSQEIKTIALPLLDKPIEKSLDINIKVSFLRTNFTKISRLLPRLYPLAQNLKQSISAFNSETEESDSDYANSDLGSTDSLHGIPRYEEVAPVLITANFTLDEYTHAFGIDKSKVVFYGQNTTLTSSIVRAEEMMSCTINLKNDYIGSEFNIDTIPIFDLRCYMHTSTLVNTGSFRRGNTVLYLTNQKIKADFLPDSKQIVSAMKVLFKDELSPIYHVVGVFKNSKKAESDSAIPQKRLSVIEWLKEDFFQTLDFQLSASMKTSTVIFHVELISPFFTNLQIIDPKFSFKLSKFGFILEYYMPSSKWSIGSQVGNYVYNYFTVTIDKMKTMLASHYQNKSNQVLSKIVGGFLRINFAQNDLIQMIQKFQGDFDIARSNFELLKISIEQMTHMLQTTNKEECSISAPQKSSFDIEDIFRLVHVTFDFTFGNVSSLLNINENKIHLDWAKPTIFIKTYANKLKKFSPHGRVTFPHFRLSVGLNGVQGITTFLDINTLVEVKTPIDRGNRLPKLEVKSDYCRVILNPSIVEELIDIVTDISSLWKPSASRLDSKVQHSDFEDKFEAIFSFFSINIVTNNFCVGWLFEESVLECHPNVIAPGIILGFENASISCAKDAGKLNMSGMYLSTAHGYMSSTFYSKTSEKESNNRAFFPSFNLVYIVDSRDNSFKLRSQVNGEKVDFKFQTDIFSITGPLKYSILSINEKLSLAKGKMNLNVNEKHGDNDHKDLLITRKNKQYTFEFVFEFAGASFFIYNPNIGINDTIPILSLHSPKLSSVFRYTHNHLKSKRHSILLSALVSETNNKISCLCVPVLHDLKQSFKDMMSKGNTSIQETTKKDSSSIDVVGLTKNLDINFSLTIKPQYLSLTCEPRANIEAEVVLGAIHLIAKTDQEILSLVLHVQFLKSELKHAYSKVTSGSVQMEGLSVNSSISRISENQKFSTVISLKSADAFVNIPQRQDLDLFRDFWLPNNSTGSIFVPKGKSESNKKTFTSILREVSSTAAFPWVLTLFISKISARVELGSSLGTLNVEIFNVDALTVKSIDWDSNFRLQFEVVKIQATGRLDGILMANKVRMTSSVVWKRDNEVLSIPLVLLSIGIHSLETRISLDYHPFFILEVLNVGVTSFNQREPTSHDKLKLSLKLESLRVYMTALMASNFVDVYTIGLRIRQDTRLSYRQVLNDAKINLEKSESVNVPAPSETFFKMIQKLKTYLNVDIGMVRVQIYPSSLTDRQAMVVKLGHSQAYFYQNSVRSLVNHLELKISDITVSLSSYKKRPTIESLNNSNGIQEYIKTANKIVDDNIFVFPSVNISMKTLQGVNSNTVQYKYFCKFDGKVAIKWKIGSVYFIREMWYTHATTLSNRLTALRIYTSDEYTEDTEENYKQSTLEAVNLESKLKDVESDAKYTYVPQAPPEIETPQLKDLGNATPPMEWFGLHRDKFPNLTHQFIVIGLQKMIRGVEGKYSKVLK; this is translated from the coding sequence ATGGACACCGCATCTAAGTTTGAGTTGCGCTCGGTGACGTCCAGCGTCAACATGAACTGGGTGTTTTTGGTTGACTGGGTAATAATTTTCTTTGCCGCAACCGTGTTTATATTTTACTTCAACAGAATTTTAGGTGAAGTTATCACATTGACAGCAACACATATTCTTCTTCgacgaaaaaaaattaaatttTCTATTCAGTCGATGAAGGTGAATCTTTTAGCAGGAAGGCTCTTTATGAAAAACCTTTCGGTTATCACCAAAGATGAAATAATTTTGGTTCATACCGCTGTCCTTACATGGAAGTACTGGGTTCAATATGTAAGAAAATCACAGTTTTATGtccaagaagaaaatcttAATGACGAATTAAACTCAAAGTTGCCTTCACGATTTTTACTAGAGGTGGAAGGCCTAGAAATTTTTAGTTTCAATAAATCAGGTGCTTACGACAACATCGAatctattttgaaacagGAGAGCGCAAGTAAATCATCAGAGTCATACACAAAGAAGTCATATAAAGTTTCATTTGATAGCTCCAATATCTctacaaatgaaaatgctaatattagaagaagaaagagtGAATCATCTTCTAATGATACATTTAATTATACCCAGAATTCTGTTTCTGATACAACTGAAGAATACACTTCAGAGGATAGTGAAGTTATGGATTCTACATTTTTGGACTTTTTGCCCTTTGAAATAGTTGTTCACAGGGGCTCCTTTGTCCtgggaaataaaaatacaCCTTCCTTATTTGTTGCATATTACTCTTCAATGAAGGGGAACGTCGACGCCACTTTACCCGGCTGTGAGCTTGATTATTATAGGACACTGTATGATTTTACAGTTAGCAATTTGAAAGTTGATTTAAGAACAAATGTCACTTACGAAAGTATCGACtctttgaagagaaaaatggaGTCgtttcagaagaaaaaacgTGCAAAATTAGCAAGAATGTACAAAGGTTTCAAAGGATTGATCGAAAAATTTGAAGCGATTAGACAGAAGAGGGGGAAGGCTGATGTGCAGGATTCGTCTAATACCcaaaatattgaaggtGCCACTGAGGAGTGGCATGGATTAGAAAGATACCTCTCTGCGTTCAGTACATCAGATTCGCAGTTGAATATGGAACTAAACACATCTGAGTCTGATAAAAGTAAAATCAATGGAAGTGAATATGCCAAACATTCGAATATCTGTGATGtagaagttttcaaaataaattaCTACTATGACTCCCAAGGGTTAGTCCCAAGTAATCCTATTAGCAAAACAATTAAAGAAGACCCTGATATAGGTAACAATGGGCCAGCCCCAATGTTTGGTTGTGATATCACCATTTTGGGAACCACAGTTAACTACGGGCCTTGGGCAGAGAAACAGCGGGGGAGCTTGCATCAGTTAATGTTTCCTACTCTGTATAGGAACACCATACCGTTTCAGCGGCTGAAGCCAGGAATGAGAAGGCAATATGCCAGTTTTGATATGTCAATTGAGTGTGGTAGCGATGTCATTGTTAGAGTGCCACATCGTGAAGAAAGTAAAgatatttctttcttgcAATCCCCTAATTTGAACAATAGGCATTTTGGATGGCTGGATTTAAAGCTAGGAAAGGGATCTATCACGGATATCTCtatatcattttctcctACTGTTGAACGAGGtacagaaaacaaaattaatgCAGTGTTCTTGAAACCTGTGATATCTACAAGTGTTAACCATGACATATTATTTGCTGCGGATGAACATATTTTTAACGGTTCTATTGCGTTTCCCTTAGAATGGAATGGTCTGTGTGACtggaaatttgaaaacatctcCAAAGGTGCTGATATTTATCTGTTGAGGGAACACATTACTCAGATATCTGACTTGTTGGgtgatttttcttctggTGAACCAACACCATATGAGTTGTTCAGGCCGTTTATCTATAGATTCAACTGGAAAATGTACGAATATACGTTTTATTTGATCATCAATGAAGGTAATATTATTAACAACCCTTTGGATGGTACAATAAACACTTATCTTACTATAAAAGGCTCAGATCTAAAATTAACTACAAAGATCCCTCTTGTTCATCCATataagaaatcaaatacaaTAGACTACTGCTTAGAAACAAGCTATTTCACTTTAGCCATTGAGCATCCTGCCTCCTCTactttttctaattttattcaaaacaatGAAATCGGTGAATCAAACAATTTTAAAATGCAAGGATCGTACACCTATTTCAGCCTAATCGATATTGATGCTGTTGATACTATTATTATACACTGCACTTGTGATGATACAACGTTGAAAGCTCATGGGTTTGTCATAAAATACTTCATGTCATTAAAGGACAACTATTTCGGAGACCATActcatttccaaaatttaCTTGAATTCAGAGAAAGTTTTGGCaagcaaaaagaaataattaACGAAGGGAAACGAATGAAAAATGAGACCGATCTTCTTTTCTCATTCTGTGTGGATAATGGGTGCTTGGTATTTCCCTGTCATCTATATGACTGCAGCTCACATCTGGCTCTTCATTTTGATACTTTGGATATAGACTTGAGAAATAATAACTACTACATGGATTTGCAAGCCAACTTTCAAGATGCAAGGGGGAGATATATTCCAGACTGTGATGAGTTAGAAATATTTGCCAATACAAAACACAAGGTAGACTTTGTTCCTGAGCTAGTGATTGATGAATTATCTATACATAGCATTAGGATATTTGGACTACCACCAGTCGAACCTACATATTATTGTAGATGGAATTTTGATTCAAGTACTATAAAAATTGATGCCGAGCCTATTTTCTTGGATGCTCTCTCCAGAACTGCtaaatccttcaaatttggaTATGCCGACTTGGAAAATTCTTTATCTCTAATGGTAACACCAGTTAGAGATGTTTTAAATTTGTCTTTTAAGTGTTCAAATATTTACTTAAAGATCAAGCGCCAGgattattattttcaggTGAATATAGCCAATATTCTGCTCAGATTGTCCGATCAACCTACTGTCTTTTATAACAGTCTTTTGGAGTTAGTCATTGAAAGTATTGTTGCGGAGTGTTATCAAAATGATGTTCagcttttgaaattcaattCATCTCTAGAGATGAAAAACTTTGGCCAAAAAAAGGATGCATTTGAATACATGAAAGAACAAGCATtgcatttgaaaaaacatGATGCACCGTATCATAGGACACCCTTCATTATTCCCGAATTTGCAAAAGACCGAAAATActtcaaagaacaagattCAATAACGTCGTCTTTATATATTCCGGATCCGCCTTTACCGCTAACTAACCAAAGTGTGGAAATGTTAATTGGTACATTCCCCTTGCGTATACAAGAAAAATTGGCAGACTTCTCTACCACCTTGgatgagaatgatgaagatgactATGATGATTATCAGAAGTTCAGTTCTAACTTGGAGGACTTTGGTGTATTGAAAGATTTAGATCCGTCATGCGAGTATGACAGTATACCAGTGAGATTACCTAAGCTGGAGGTTTTTGTTTCGCCAAAGATAGCACCggtttttgttgatattgtttCTAATATGACTGAATTCACgattgattgttttttgGATGCATTGCAAACAGATTTTGTTGATGCTTTCAAGTTTAAACAGGAAAACAAGAGCCTCAAAATGAAGTTTGAATGCCCAATGATTACTGTTAAGGTGTCAGAACACATCGAGTCGGAAGCATATTGTTTCCTTGGTGTATCTGACTTTgtctttgcattttctaAGTCGAACGTTGGCTCTTCAGAATCTTCTAATATCTATTCAATTGTAAAGTCCATCAACATCGATATAGTTAAAAACACAAGCGATGTATTGAGAGCttactttttcaacattcttGTCAAAAGATCCGTCGGAACGAAAGAAATCTTAACATTTGATTTAGAAGATACAGCTTTGTTTGTTGATCCTATACACATTCCATGGCTTTTGGACTGGGCATATTCCTATCAAAACGATATTCAGCTggcaatcaaaaattggAACCAATATCAAAAGGATAAAAGATTGGCGAATGTTGAACTCCTATATGATTTATCAAGAGCTGGAATAGATTATAACATTATACATGATCCACCGTGTATTACCAAGCCGTCATACATAACAGGGTTTTCCAAAAACCATATTCGAATGGATGGCAACTGGATGATTATTCCTAGGTTAAGACATGTCTTAAAGAACTTACCAGGTGAatggatttctttgaaggaCGAAATTTTTAAAAACAAGACTTGGGAAGCTCCTCGAGACGCAGAAAGTGAAGTTGGCGTAATATTTAGTAACTGGAGAGTGTGGGACAACCATAAAAAGGATGACAAtttcatattcaaaaaagttttcaacaTAGAACAAGCTACAACGAAGAACTTGTTGAGTACCTATAAAATTGCACtcaaaacaataaaactAACAATTAATCCATTTGCTAACGCTGTTATTGTTGAGAATATCTTCATGCTAATAAACGAAGGAGAGTTAAGccaagaaataaaaactatTGCTTTGCCTTTGTTGGACAAACCAATAGAGAAAAGTTTAGATATAAATATCAAGGTTAGCTTTTTGAGAACTAACTTCACAAAAATCAGCCGCTTGTTGCCTCGGTTGTATCCTTTGGCTCAAAATTTAAAGCAATCTATATCTGCATTTAATTCGGAAACTGAGGAAAGCGATTCTGACTACGCAAATTCTGACTTGGGATCTACCGACTCATTACATGGGATTCCAAGATATGAGGAAGTTGCACCTGTTTTAATTACAGCTAATTTTACACTGGATGAGTATACTCATGCATTTGGTATCGATAAATCCAAGGTAGTCTTTTATGGTCAGAATACCACACTTACTTCTTCTATTGTCAGGGCTGAAGAAATGATGTCTTGTACCATTAACCTGAAAAATGATTACATTGGCAGTGAGTTTAACATTGATACAATTcctatttttgatttaagATGCTACATGCATACCTCTACGCTGGTAAATACCGGATCATTTAGAAGGGGAAACACTGTTTTATATCTTActaatcaaaaaataaaagcTGATTTTCTTCCAGATTCCAAACAAATCGTTTCAGCCATGAAGGTACTGTTTAAAGATGAATTATCGCCAATCTATCATGTGGTTGGAGTGttcaaaaattccaagaaaGCAGAATCTGATAGCGCAATACCTCAAAAAAGACTTTCTGTTATTGAGTGGTTAAAGGAAGACTTCTTCCAAACGCTTGACTTTCAGCTTTCAGCTAGTATGAAGACCTCTACTGTCATCTTTCATGTTGAGCTTATTTCCCCTTTTTTCACCAACcttcaaatcattgatcCAAAGTTCTCGTTCAAGTTGAGTAAATTTGGTTTTATCCTTGAATACTATATGCCCAGCTCCAAATGGTCCATTGGCTCCCAAGTTGGGAACTATGTTTATAATTATTTTACAGTTACGATTGACAAAATGAAGACAATGCTGGCGTCTcattatcaaaacaaatCGAACCAAGTATTAAGCAAAATAGTTGGAGGTTTCTTGAGAATTAACTTTGCACAGAACGATCTGATTCAAATGATCCAGAAGTTTCAAGGCGATTTTGACATTGCCCGCAGCAATTTTGAGTTGCTCAAAATTAGCATAGAACAAATGACACATATGCTGCAAACAACAAATAAGGAAGAATGCTCCATATCTGCCCCCCAAAAATCAAGCTTTGATATTGAGGATATTTTCCGTTTGGTACATGTGACGTTTGACTTCACATTTGGCAATGTATCATCGTTACTGAACATAAATGAGAATAAAATACACCTTGATTGGGCCAAGCCTACAATCTTCATTAAAACATACGCAAATAAGCTCAAGAAATTTTCGCCGCACGGTAGGGTTACATTTCCTCATTTTAGATTATCAGTTGGTCTTAATGGAGTTCAAGGAATCACCACATTTTTAGATATAAACACCCTTGTGGAAGTGAAAACCCCAATAGATAGAGGAAACAGATTACCGAAGTTAGAAGTTAAATCGGATTATTGCCGTGTTATTTTGAATCCAAgcattgttgaagaattgattGATATTGTAACTGATATATCTTCACTGTGGAAACCTTCTGCGAGTAGGCTTGATAGCAAAGTACAGCATTCTGATTTTGAGGATAAATTTGAAGcaatattttctttcttctcaatCAATATTGTTACAAACAATTTTTGTGTTGGATGGTTGTTCGAGGAAAGTGTTTTAGAATGCCATCCAAATGTGATAGCACCCGGGATTATTTTGGGTTTTGAGAATGCCTCTATTTCTTGTGCTAAGGATGCAGGTAAACTAAATATGAGTGGTATGTATCTCTCCACAGCACATGGTTATATgtcttcaaccttctacTCGAAAACATCTGAGAAGGAAAGCAACAACCGTgcattttttccttcatttAATTTGGTTTATATTGTCGATTCACGGGACAACTCGTTCAAACTAAGGTCCCAAGTAAACGGTGAAAAGGTTGATTTTAAATTTCAAACGGATATATTTTCTATTACTGGCCCATTAAAGTATTCCATATTATCtataaatgaaaagttgtCTCTCGCTAAGGGaaaaatgaatttgaatgtCAACGAAAAACATGGAGACAATGATCATAAAGACCTGTTAATTACCAGAAAAAACAAGCAGTAcacatttgaatttgtctttgaatttgcaGGAGCTTCCTTTTTCATTTATAATCCAAATATTGGAATCAACGACACTATACCTATATTGAGCTTGCATTCTCCGAAGCTCTCTTCTGTTTTCAGGTACACGCATAACCATCTGAAATCGAAAAGACATTCAATTTTGCTCAGCGCTTTAGTTTCCGagacaaacaacaaaatctCTTGTTTGTGTGTTCCTGTGTTACATGACTTAAAACAAAGTTTTAAGGATATGATGAGCAAGGGAAACACAAGTATTCAGGAgacaacaaagaaagattcCAGTAGTATTGATGTGGTTGGCCTTACCAAAAATTTAGATATCAATTTCTCTTTGACAATCAAACCTCAGTATTTGTCATTAACCTGTGAACCACGCGCTAACATTGAAGCTGAAGTTGTGCTAGGAGCCATTCATTTGATTGCAAAGACGGACCAGGAAATTTTATCTCTAGTATTGCATGTTcagtttttgaaatctgAGTTGAAACATGCATATTCCAAGGTTACCAGCGGTTCCGTTCAAATGGAAGGTCTGAGTGTTAACAGTTCTATCTCGAGAATTTCAGAGAATCAGAAGTTCAGCACCGTTATAAGCCTAAAGAGCGCAGATGCTTTTGTCAATATCCCACAGCGTCAGGACCTAGACTTATTTAGAGACTTTTGGCTTCCAAATAATTCGACTGGGTCGATTTTTGTTCCTAAGGGAAAAAGTGAGTCAAACAAGAAGACCTTCACATCGATTTTGCGTGAAGTCTCATCCACTGCAGCGTTTCCATGGGTTCTCACACTATTCATTTCGAAAATATCTGCTCGAGTTGAGTTGGGTAGTTCTTTGGGTACACTGAAtgttgaaatattcaatgtCGATGCATTAACAGTAAAATCTATTGATTGGGACAGTAATTTTAGGCTTCAGTTTGAAGTTGTAAAGATTCAAGCAACCGGTAGATTAGATGGGATTTTGATGGCCAATAAAGTACGTATGACATCTTCGGTTGTATGGAAGAGAGACAATGAAGTTTTGAGTATTCCATTGGTATTATTGTCAATAGGCATTCATAGCTTAGAAACTCGAATTTCCTTAGATTATCACCCGTTTTTCATCTTAGAAGTTCTAAACGTTGGAGTAACTAGTTTCAACCAACGGGAGCCAACCTCTCATGATAAATTAAAGCTCAGCTTAAAACTAGAAAGTTTGAGAGTTTACATGACTGCACTGATGGCGTCAAactttgttgatgtttataCTATTGGGTTGAGAATCAGACAAGACACGCGGTTATCATATCGACAGGTCCTCAATGATGCAAAAATCAACTTAGAAAAATCAGAGTCGGTAAACGTTCCAGCACCATCCGAGACATTTTTTAAAATGATCCAGAAGTTAAAAACTTACTTAAACGTTGATATTGGGATGGTAAGAGTACAAATATATCCATCTTCGTTGACAGATAGACAGGCAATGGTGGTCAAATTAGGTCACAGTCAAGCTTATTTCTATCAAAACAGCGTCAGAAGTTTAGTGAATCATTTAGAGCTGAAAATATCCGACATTACAGTTTCGTTATCTTCCTATAAAAAACGGCCAACTATTGAGTCCTTAAATAACTCCAATGGCATTCAAGAGTACATAAAGACTGCAAACAAGATTGTAGATGATAATATATTTGTTTTCCCATCGGTGAATATATCCATGAAAACCCTTCAAGGAGTAAATTCAAATACTGTCCAATACAAATACTTTTGCAAGTTTGATGGTAAAGTAGCAATCAAATGGAAGATTGGAAGTGTCTACTTTATACGTGAAATGTGGTATACACATGCAACAACGCTTTCCAACAGGTTAACGGCCTTGCGTATTTATACATCAGATGAATATACGGAGGATACTGAAGAGAACTATAAACAATCAACGCTAGAGGCAGTGAATCTTGAAAGTAAGTTGAAGGATGTTGAAAGTGATGCTAAATATACCTATGTTCCCCAGGCACCACCTGAGATAGAGACTCCTcaattgaaggatttaGGTAATGCCACACCGCCAATGGAATGGTTCGGTCTACATAGGGATAAATTTCCTAATCTCACACATCAATTTATTGTAATAGGATTACAAAAGATGATACGCGGTGTTGAGGgtaaatattcaaaagttCTTAAGTAA